AGAGCGGATCGAACGGGCTCGGCTGCTGGTAGCCACCCACCATGGCGAACACCTGCATGGCCACGCTGCGGCGCGCGTCGTCGCCCGTCAGGCTCAGCGGCTGGTTGACGTTGATCTTGGAGTTCTCGGCCAGGGCCACGATCTCACAGCGCCCCGGCGTGTCGTCGAGCCCCTGGGTGCTGCTGAAGTCGAACGGCACCTCGGGTGGCTCGCCATCGTCCTCGGCTTGCTGCCGCGCGGCCCGGCCCTCGCGGTCGTTGCGGCAGAAGGGCCGCAGCAGCATGTCGGCATAGCTCCAGATGGGCAGCTGCGGCGGCGGGCGTCCCACCATGGCCTGGTAGATGGGCAGCACCACCTGGCGGATGGCGGGCTCGTTGGCCACCAGCAAGCGCGTGAGGTTGAGGCCGCTCTTGGCCATGTACTCCGCGCGCAACGAGTCGCGCTGGGATGCCGACGTGGCGTACGCGCTGCCGGTCGTCTCGTGCAGGTCGGCCAGCAGCGCGGCCAAGATGGTGATGGCGGTGATGGCGATGATGAGCGCGATGCTCTGTTCGCGTGCGTCGCGGCCCCGGCGCGCGGCACCCCTGCGCGCGAGCGAGCGCGAGTCGCCGGAGCGGGCGAGGGGGACGAGCGGGACGAACCCGCGAGACGTGCTGCGGGCGAGGGTCATGGGTTGTAGATGGCGTGGTTGAGGGCCCAGACCATGTTCACGGACGCGCGTGTGCCATAGGTCAGCGTACGGCTCGGGTCGCGGTGGTGTGGCACGCGGAGGGTGATGCGCACCTGCGAGGGGAGCCGGTTCACCTGGCCCGTCCCCTGCGTGGTGTCCCAGCTGCGCACCCACTCCTTGGTGGTGGGGTCCAGGTACTCGAGGTCCAACGACTCCACGTTGTTGACCATCACCTCCACGTGGCCGCCACGCGTGGGGTCGTCGTCGATGCGGTTCTGCTCGCGTCGGGCCAGCACCTGCTCGCGGCTGTTCTCGGGGTCGCGTGCAATGAAGTAGCTCAGCTCGTTCTGGTCGCTCTCGTGCGCGTCGCGGTACAGGCGCTGGTGCGAGAACGAGGTGAAGTCCACGCGGTCGCGCCCGCCGTGGTCGTGGCCGATGAACGCCGTGTGCACGGTGAGCAGGGCAGGGCTGGTGGGCCGGTGCGCGGACACGTAGGCCATGCTCAGCTCACGCGCCATACGCTCGAGGGCCATCTGGATGACGTGCATGCGGTCGAGGTCTTCCTCGACGCGCGCCTTGCTGCGGGATGTCTGCGAGAAGGCCGACCACACCATGCTGGCCACGATGCCCATGATGGTGAGCGCGATCATCGCCTCGACCAGCGTGATGCCGGCCTCGCGCGTGCGCGCGGTGCGGTGGCGCAGGCGACTCATGGGGCAGGCTCCGCCTCCGGGTCGGCCGCGGCCGCCGCCGCCGCAGGTGGCTGCTCGCCCACCACGTACTGCACCACGTCGAAAGACCGCTCGGTCTCGCCCTCCGTCCAGAAGACCTCCACGGTCACGCGCCGCACCTGCTCCTCGATGTGCGGCTTGAGCACGGGATAGGCGAGGCCAATGGCCATCTCGGCCAACCCAGAGGTGTCGCTGCCACCACCCAGGAAGTCGCCCATGGCCAGCGCGGGGGCGTCGCCTTCGCCCATGCCGGGCAGCCCGCCCTCGCCGTCTTCGCCCTCTTCCCCTTCGCCGCCGCCCATGTCGCCCGGCAGCACCACGCGGTCGATGCTCCACTCGCAGCGATAGCCGCGGAGCTCGGCGCCCTCGCAGCACTCGTCACGGCCCTTGTCGTCGATGGCGGGCAGGCCCTCGTTGGCGATCTGCTCCTCCACCTCGCCCATCTTGCAGCGCGCCAGCAGGCTGGCGGTGTTGACGTGGCGGGAGCGCGCGGCGGTGCGCATGGCGCCCACCTGGCTCGAGAAGATGGCGGTGAGCGACAGCGCCAGGATCGCGACAGCGACCATGACCTCCAGCAGGGTGAACCCCGCGTGGCGACGGCGGCGCGTCAGGCGCGTCATCCCGGGTCCCTCACTTCGTCCTCTTCCTCGTCCGAGATCTCCTCGGGCTCGTAGGCGTAGTTGTAGATGCGCCCGCGCCCCGTCAGCGGGTGGATGGCCACCGTGTAGACGCGGTCGGAGCTGTCAGCCAGGTGGATGATGGCGGCCTCTGCGCGGCCACCGGGGAAGAAGTAGATGGACGCGCGCCCGGACTCGCGCGGCTCGAGCTCGTGCGGGGTGATCACGCGCAGCACGCGGATGTTGGAGCCGAGCGGCTTGGCCTCGTAGCGGCTGAGCGCCTCGCCGTCGGCGTTGGAGATGGGCCCGAAGGCCGAACGCCCGAAGCTGGGGTTGAAGGTATCCGCCAGGCGGGCCTGCGCGGCGGACCACGGGTCCACGGCCGCGAGGTCGCCGTCGGTCTCGTCCAGCTCGAGGCGCGTCTCGTCGTCGTTGCGCGCCAGGAACACGCGGCCGTCGGCCTCTTCGAACGAGAGGCTGCCCGTGTCCAGGTC
This region of Sandaracinaceae bacterium genomic DNA includes:
- a CDS encoding prepilin-type N-terminal cleavage/methylation domain-containing protein, with protein sequence MSRLRHRTARTREAGITLVEAMIALTIMGIVASMVWSAFSQTSRSKARVEEDLDRMHVIQMALERMARELSMAYVSAHRPTSPALLTVHTAFIGHDHGGRDRVDFTSFSHQRLYRDAHESDQNELSYFIARDPENSREQVLARREQNRIDDDPTRGGHVEVMVNNVESLDLEYLDPTTKEWVRSWDTTQGTGQVNRLPSQVRITLRVPHHRDPSRTLTYGTRASVNMVWALNHAIYNP
- a CDS encoding prepilin-type N-terminal cleavage/methylation domain-containing protein; the encoded protein is MTRLTRRRRHAGFTLLEVMVAVAILALSLTAIFSSQVGAMRTAARSRHVNTASLLARCKMGEVEEQIANEGLPAIDDKGRDECCEGAELRGYRCEWSIDRVVLPGDMGGGEGEEGEDGEGGLPGMGEGDAPALAMGDFLGGGSDTSGLAEMAIGLAYPVLKPHIEEQVRRVTVEVFWTEGETERSFDVVQYVVGEQPPAAAAAAADPEAEPAP
- a CDS encoding prepilin-type N-terminal cleavage/methylation domain-containing protein, which codes for MTLIEVMIVIVIMALAAGGATVALNSVTRAKLRSACVRTVAGARFAYHRSVTRGRTVRMVLDLDTGSLSFEEADGRVFLARNDDETRLELDETDGDLAAVDPWSAAQARLADTFNPSFGRSAFGPISNADGEALSRYEAKPLGSNIRVLRVITPHELEPRESGRASIYFFPGGRAEAAIIHLADSSDRVYTVAIHPLTGRGRIYNYAYEPEEISDEEEDEVRDPG